From a single Pongo pygmaeus isolate AG05252 chromosome 12, NHGRI_mPonPyg2-v2.0_pri, whole genome shotgun sequence genomic region:
- the LOC129030498 gene encoding LOW QUALITY PROTEIN: GRIP and coiled-coil domain-containing protein 2-like (The sequence of the model RefSeq protein was modified relative to this genomic sequence to represent the inferred CDS: inserted 2 bases in 1 codon) — MIDKELEAEKLQKEQKIKEHATTVNELEELQVQLQKEKKQLQKTMQELELVKKDAQQTTLMNMEIADYERLMKELNQKLTNKNNKIEDLEQEIKIQKQKQETLQEEITSLQSSVQQYEEKNTKIKQLLVKAKKELADSKQAETDHLIFQASLKGELEASQQQVEVYKIQLAEITSEKHKIHEHLKTSAEQHQCKLSAYQQRVTALQEESCAAKAEQATMTSEFESYKVRVHNVLKQQKNKSVSQAETEGAKQEREHLEMLIDQLKMKLQDSQNNLQINVSELQTLQSEHDTLLERHNKMLQETVXKEAELREKLCSIQSENMMMKSEHTQTVSQLTSQNEVLRNSFRDQVRHLQEEHRKTVETLQQRLSKMEAQLFQLKNEPTTRSPVSSQQSLKNLRERRNTDLPLLDMHTVTREEGEGMETTDTESVSSTSTYTQSLEQLLNSPATKLEPPLWHAEFTKEELVQKLSSTTKSADHLNGLLRETEATNAILMEQIKLLKSEVRRLERNQEREKSAANLEYLKNVLLQFIFLKPGSERERLLPVINTMLQLSPEEKGKLAAIAQDVVLLCHPGWSAVVQSWLTAISTSQIQAILLPQPPE; from the exons ATGATAGACAAAGAATTAGAAGCTGAAAAACTTCAGAAAGAACAGAAGATAAAG gaacATGCCACTACTGTAAATGAACTTGAAGAACTTCAGGTACAacttcaaaaggaaaagaaacagcttCAGAAAACCATGCAAGAATTAGAGCTggttaaaaag GATGCCCAACAGACCACATTGATGAATATGGAAATAGCTGATTATGAACGTTTGATGAAAGAACTAAATCAAAAGTtaactaataaaaacaacaagATAGAAGATTTggagcaagaaataaaaattcaaaaacagaaacaagaaaccCTACAAGAAGAAATAA CTTCATTACAGTCTTCAGTACaacaatatgaagaaaaaaacaccaaaatcaagCAATTGCTTGTGAAAGCCAAAAAGGAACTGGCAGATTCAAAGCAAGCA GAAACTGATCACTTAATATTTCAAGCATCTTTAAAAGGTGAGCTGGAGGCAAGCCAGCAGCAAGTAGAAGTCTATAAA ATACAGCTGGCTGAAATAACATCAGAGAAGCACAAAATCCACGAGCACCTGAAAACCTCTGCGGAACAGCACCAGTGTAAGCTAAGTGCATACCAGCAGAGAGTGACAGCACTACAGGAAGAGAGCTGTGCTGCCAAG GCAGAACAAGCTACTATGACCTCTGAATTCGAGAGCTACAAAGTCCGAGTTCATAACgttctaaaacaacagaaaaataaatctgtgtCTCAGGCTGAAACTGAGGGCGCTAAACAAGAAAG GGAACATCTGGAAATGCTGATTGACCagctaaaaatgaaattacaagaTAGCCAAAATAACTTACAGATTAATGTATCTGAACTTCAAACATTGCAGTCTGAACATGATACACTGCTAGAAAGGCACAACAAGATGCTGCAGGAAACTGT CAAAGAGGCGGAACTCCGGGAAAA ATTGTGTTCAATACAATCAGAGAACATGATGATGAAATCTGAACATACACAGACTGTGAGTCAGCTCACATCCCAGAACGAGGTCCTTCGAAATAGCTTCCGAGATCAAGTGCGACATTTGCAGGAAGAGCACAGAAAGACAGTGGAGACATTACAGCAGCGGCTCTCCAAGATGGAAGCACAGCTCTTCCAGCTTAAGAATGAACCGACCACAAGaa gCCCAGTTTCCTCTCAACAATCTTTGAAGAACCTTCGAGAAAGGAGAAACACAGACCTCCCACTTCTAGACATGCACACTGTAACCCGGGAAGAGGGAGAAGGCATGGAAACAACTGATACTGAGTCTGTGTCTTCCACCAGCACATACACACAGTCTTTAGAGCAGCTGCTTAATTCTCCCGCAACTAAACTTG AGCCTCCATTATGGCATGCTGAATTTACCAAAGAAGAGTTGGTTCAGAAGCTCAGTTCCACCACAAAAAGTGCAGATCACTTAAATGGCCTGCTTCGGGAAACAGAAGCAACCAATGCAATCCTTATGGAGCAAATTAAG CTTCTCAAAAGTGAAGTAAGAAGATTGGAAAGGAATCAAGAGCGAGAGAAGTCTGCAGCTAACCTGGAATACTTGAAGAACGTCTTGCTGCAGTTCATTTTCTTGAAACCAGGTagtgaaagagagagacttcTTCCTGTTATAAATACAATGTTGCAGCTCAGCcctgaagaaaagggaaaacttgCTGCGATTGCTCAAG atgtagtgttgctctgtcaccctggctggagtgcagtggtccaatcatggctcactgcaatctccacctcccagattcaagcgattctcttgcctcagcctcccgagtag